The Phycisphaeraceae bacterium genome includes a window with the following:
- a CDS encoding HIT family protein: MPDQPPARPHDPDCIFCRIIQGDIPCHKLHEDDHTLAFLDINPVAPAHTLLIPKAHYATLDQLPPATAAALFAPIPKLAAAVTKSVGAEAYNILQNNGVAAGQAVHHVHIHIIPRGLPDSNFTFTWPATHLDNDHAADLIQKIRANL; this comes from the coding sequence TTGCCTGACCAACCCCCCGCCCGTCCCCACGACCCCGACTGCATCTTCTGCCGCATCATCCAGGGCGACATCCCCTGCCACAAACTCCACGAAGATGACCACACCCTCGCCTTCCTCGACATCAACCCCGTCGCCCCCGCCCACACCCTCCTCATCCCCAAAGCCCATTACGCCACCCTCGATCAGCTCCCCCCCGCCACCGCCGCCGCCCTCTTCGCCCCGATCCCGAAGCTCGCCGCAGCCGTCACAAAATCAGTCGGTGCTGAGGCTTACAACATCCTCCAGAACAACGGCGTCGCCGCCGGGCAGGCCGTCCACCACGTCCACATCCACATCATCCCCCGCGGTCTACCCGACTCGAACTTCACCTTCACCTGGCCCGCCACCCACCTCGACAACGACCACGCTGCGGACCTCATCCAGAAAATCCGCGCCAACCTCTAA
- a CDS encoding prepilin-type N-terminal cleavage/methylation domain-containing protein encodes MTPTTHPNNTQCQRGARGVRGGFSLIEMITAVTVLALVFTVVVYIVGAIRDTVNLGGAQDETLSVAQAVEARMRDDIARLNTDAFMVIRAASVTYTPDGFDSADIEREHRVDQLAFFANGPWTSTLDSTIQAPTAWVSYGHLRFDNTAIVPEGDSRYDTAPPHLSNRPEAINKFIVPRQWTLGRRTTLLSPIIPNDDPLTGVPYYHTASIWRNDNNYATPLPNAQSRLTLIDTATTDLAVGSISSYRQALLQPAATTANIYTFMGMAATRRWGFRDYNMQGAIVAPSDPLSFPLRFQAPLVAASLAPYCSDFRVDYAIDADNDGAVDIQDADTTNGYPAHIIWHRLNPRPANANEFERGGSIFTSGDMRAFGFDIAHDDTGIGFNENNPNLPDYGRTYDETDSNVRQIFGEGLEVTGDGASGIYRAWPVLLRITMTLHDAEGYLHQQHEETRELYEETVGQRGSQWVFRGEPDGQKLQLILRVPPKP; translated from the coding sequence ATGACCCCCACCACACACCCCAACAACACGCAGTGCCAGCGGGGGGCGCGGGGGGTGCGGGGGGGGTTCTCTCTCATCGAGATGATCACCGCCGTCACCGTCCTCGCCCTCGTCTTCACCGTCGTCGTCTACATCGTCGGTGCCATCCGCGACACCGTGAACCTAGGCGGGGCCCAGGACGAAACCCTCTCCGTCGCCCAGGCCGTCGAAGCCCGCATGCGCGACGACATCGCAAGACTCAACACCGACGCCTTCATGGTCATCCGCGCCGCCTCCGTCACCTACACACCCGACGGATTCGACTCCGCTGACATCGAGCGCGAACACCGCGTCGACCAACTCGCCTTCTTCGCCAACGGACCCTGGACCTCCACCCTCGACAGCACCATCCAGGCCCCCACCGCCTGGGTCTCCTACGGACACCTCCGTTTCGATAACACCGCCATCGTTCCCGAAGGCGACTCCCGCTACGACACCGCGCCACCCCACCTGTCCAACCGCCCCGAGGCCATCAATAAGTTCATCGTCCCCCGCCAGTGGACCCTCGGCCGCAGAACCACCCTCCTCTCACCCATCATCCCAAACGATGACCCTCTAACAGGTGTCCCTTATTACCACACCGCCAGCATCTGGCGCAACGACAACAACTACGCCACGCCACTCCCCAACGCCCAAAGCCGACTGACCCTCATCGACACCGCCACCACCGACCTCGCCGTCGGCAGCATCTCCTCCTACCGACAAGCCCTCCTCCAGCCCGCCGCCACCACCGCCAACATCTACACCTTCATGGGCATGGCCGCCACCAGACGCTGGGGATTCCGCGACTACAACATGCAAGGCGCGATCGTGGCCCCATCCGATCCGCTCTCCTTCCCCCTGCGCTTCCAGGCCCCCCTCGTCGCCGCCTCCTTAGCACCCTACTGCTCCGACTTCCGCGTCGACTACGCCATCGACGCCGACAATGATGGCGCGGTCGACATCCAGGACGCCGACACCACCAACGGCTACCCCGCCCACATCATCTGGCACCGACTCAACCCAAGACCCGCAAACGCCAACGAGTTCGAACGAGGCGGGTCCATCTTCACCTCCGGCGACATGCGTGCCTTCGGCTTCGACATCGCACACGATGACACCGGCATTGGCTTCAATGAGAACAACCCCAACCTTCCCGACTACGGCCGAACCTACGATGAAACCGATTCCAACGTCCGCCAAATCTTCGGTGAAGGACTCGAAGTCACCGGCGACGGCGCCTCCGGCATCTACCGCGCCTGGCCCGTCCTCCTCCGAATCACCATGACCCTCCACGACGCCGAAGGCTACCTCCACCAGCAACACGAGGAAACCCGCGAACTCTACGAGGAAACCGTCGGACAACGAGGCTCCCAATGGGTCTTCCGCGGCGAGCCCGATGGCCAGAAACTCCAGCTCATCCTCCGCGTCCCGCCAAAACCCTGA
- the hisB gene encoding imidazoleglycerol-phosphate dehydratase HisB, protein MNPPPTRTSKIERTTSETAITLELGLDCKESGPDYKCLTGVGFFDHMLDHIARHGRFDLQVTARGDTHVDDHHTVEDVGIVMGQALNQALADRQGLERYGFASVPMDESLARVSVDLSGRFSLVFADGFSGPGAKIGAFDVQLVKEFMHAIAQAGRFNLHIEVPHGENDHHVAEAIFKAFGRALYQATRVTRGDMPSTKGSL, encoded by the coding sequence GTGAATCCCCCCCCCACCCGGACCTCGAAAATTGAGCGCACGACCAGCGAGACCGCGATCACGCTGGAGCTTGGGCTGGACTGCAAGGAGAGCGGTCCTGACTATAAGTGCTTAACTGGCGTGGGTTTCTTTGACCACATGCTCGATCACATCGCGCGGCACGGGCGGTTTGACCTGCAGGTGACGGCGCGGGGGGACACGCACGTGGACGATCACCACACGGTGGAGGATGTGGGGATCGTGATGGGACAGGCGCTGAATCAGGCCCTAGCGGATCGGCAAGGTCTTGAGCGGTATGGGTTTGCCTCGGTTCCGATGGACGAGTCGCTGGCGCGGGTGTCGGTGGACCTGTCGGGGCGGTTTTCGCTGGTGTTTGCGGACGGTTTCAGCGGGCCGGGGGCCAAGATCGGTGCATTCGATGTGCAGTTGGTGAAAGAGTTTATGCACGCGATCGCGCAGGCGGGGCGGTTTAATCTGCACATCGAGGTGCCGCACGGCGAGAACGATCATCACGTGGCGGAGGCGATCTTCAAGGCGTTTGGGCGGGCGCTTTATCAGGCGACGCGGGTGACGCGTGGGGATATGCCATCGACTAAGGGGTCGCTGTAA